In one Deinococcus ruber genomic region, the following are encoded:
- a CDS encoding FMN-binding protein encodes MNRSESNKTAVGRVVPLMVTTLWAAGLVTTVTRTSAAAAPSVAQAIPGRVSPYRDGTYTATGQYGNLPSSITVTVTLKGGLITAVRVTPHATDPTSLGLQRRFAAAVPAVVVGKPIADVKVDRLAGSSGTPKGFNAALEQVRKQAGTSH; translated from the coding sequence ATGAACAGATCAGAGAGCAACAAGACAGCGGTAGGCCGGGTGGTGCCGCTGATGGTGACCACCCTCTGGGCCGCTGGACTGGTGACGACCGTCACCCGGACCTCCGCGGCGGCCGCGCCTTCCGTGGCGCAGGCCATCCCCGGGCGGGTCTCGCCTTACCGGGACGGGACCTACACCGCCACCGGGCAGTACGGCAACCTGCCCTCGTCCATCACTGTCACCGTGACCCTGAAGGGCGGCCTGATCACGGCCGTCCGGGTCACGCCTCATGCCACCGATCCCACCTCGCTGGGTCTGCAGCGTCGGTTCGCCGCCGCGGTGCCGGCCGTCGTCGTGGGCAAGCCCATCGCTGACGTGAAGGTGGACCGGCTGGCCGGGTCGAGCGGCACGCCGAAAGGCTTCAACGCCGCGCTGGAGCAGGTCAGGAAGCAGGCGGGGACATCTCACTGA
- a CDS encoding cation:proton antiporter has translation MYLFETVLAILFGATVLSVLAKRIRVPYPTLLAVGGALVAFVPGIPRIDLPPDLVLALFVAPVLLDAAYDTSLRDLRKNWQAVVSLVVVAVGLTTVAVAFTARMLFPDFPWAAALALGALLAPPDAIAALAVMRQVNPPFRIRKVLEGESLLNDASALLIYTLAVGAVTGGGFSVAGVLPTFLLTVFGSIAVGWVLVWPISWLIGRIDDAPTAVIFQFVFTFAVWLLAEHLGLSAVVTVVVFGLTSGRRTAEVLSAHLRVPTFAVWDAVTFTLNILAFTLIGLQLGPILEPLNGAALRRQLLAALVILAVVIVVRLLWALMYVLLKGGVHRSSDARRSSPAMSSSAAKSGLVIGWSGMRGIVTLATALALPEGFPYRDFIQLTAYAVVLGTLVIQGLTLRPLLLWLKLPPDHTVETETNLARSAALKAGMRTLDHHAVPAAQRLREEYRAALSITRTGGDLSSSPDNALRREVLGSSRAAIEDLRRADIIGDDAYRQVEAELDVLELMAGTTPRSSEP, from the coding sequence ATGTACCTTTTTGAGACCGTCCTGGCGATCCTGTTCGGCGCCACCGTCCTCTCCGTGCTGGCCAAACGCATCCGCGTTCCGTACCCCACCCTCCTGGCTGTGGGTGGGGCACTCGTCGCGTTTGTGCCTGGCATCCCACGGATTGACCTGCCGCCTGACCTGGTACTGGCGCTCTTCGTCGCCCCGGTCTTGCTGGACGCGGCGTACGACACGTCCCTGCGTGACCTGCGGAAGAACTGGCAGGCAGTGGTGTCGCTCGTCGTGGTGGCCGTCGGCCTGACCACCGTCGCCGTGGCCTTCACGGCTCGGATGCTGTTCCCTGACTTCCCATGGGCCGCCGCGCTGGCCCTCGGTGCGCTCCTTGCTCCACCGGATGCCATCGCTGCCCTGGCCGTCATGCGGCAGGTGAACCCGCCGTTCCGCATTCGCAAGGTTCTGGAAGGCGAGAGCCTGCTGAACGATGCCTCTGCCCTGCTGATCTACACCCTGGCGGTGGGGGCGGTCACGGGTGGCGGCTTCAGCGTCGCGGGGGTCCTGCCGACCTTCCTGCTGACTGTCTTTGGCAGCATCGCCGTCGGCTGGGTGCTGGTGTGGCCGATCTCGTGGCTGATCGGCCGGATTGATGACGCGCCCACCGCCGTGATTTTCCAGTTTGTCTTCACCTTCGCCGTCTGGCTCCTGGCCGAGCATCTGGGGCTCTCGGCGGTCGTCACCGTGGTCGTGTTCGGCCTGACATCGGGCCGAAGGACGGCCGAGGTTCTGTCCGCACACCTGCGGGTTCCGACCTTCGCCGTCTGGGACGCAGTGACCTTCACCCTCAATATCCTCGCCTTCACGTTGATCGGCCTGCAGCTCGGACCGATTCTTGAACCACTCAACGGCGCTGCGCTTCGTCGTCAGCTGCTGGCTGCACTCGTCATCCTGGCCGTGGTGATCGTGGTGCGCCTCCTGTGGGCCCTGATGTATGTCCTTCTGAAAGGGGGAGTCCACCGCTCGTCCGACGCTCGAAGGTCTTCTCCGGCTATGTCGTCATCCGCGGCGAAGAGTGGGCTGGTGATCGGCTGGTCTGGCATGCGTGGCATCGTCACGCTGGCGACAGCCCTGGCGCTTCCGGAAGGCTTTCCGTACCGTGACTTCATTCAGCTCACGGCGTATGCCGTGGTCCTGGGGACGCTGGTGATCCAGGGTCTGACCCTGCGCCCCCTGCTGCTCTGGCTGAAGTTACCCCCAGATCACACAGTGGAAACCGAGACGAACCTGGCCCGGTCCGCCGCCCTGAAAGCGGGCATGCGGACCCTGGATCATCACGCGGTACCGGCCGCCCAGCGCCTGCGGGAAGAATACCGGGCAGCCCTGTCCATCACACGCACGGGTGGGGACCTCTCAAGCTCCCCGGATAATGCCCTGCGCCGTGAAGTGCTGGGATCGTCTCGAGCAGCAATTGAAGATCTCCGCCGTGCAGATATCATCGGCGACGATGCGTATCGTCAAGTCGAGGCTGAGTTGGATGTTCTGGAACTGATGGCGGGCACGACCCCACGCTCCTCGGAACCGTAA